The window ACCGCACCGTCGATCGGGTACAGGTGCATGGTGGCCTGCACCGCCGGCACGCTCGGCCCGTGCTCGAGGTGCGCAGCGATCGCCTCGTCGGTGAGTTCGGGGACGAAGTTGGCCTTCCAGTAGTGCTGCAGTCCGGGCGGCAGCAGCGCGTCGAACGCGCTGTTCAGTGCCGGGTAGGGCATCCGTCCGACGTGCTCGGCGACCGGTTCTGCGATGTCACGGAAGGTGCGCAGTAGGTCGGCGCCGTCGTCGTCGGAGCCGTTGAAGCAGGGGACGAGGATCATGAAGGTGTCGCCGTGGCGGTCGGGCGGGATGAAGGGCAGGGGGGGTGCGATCTGG of the Actinomycetota bacterium genome contains:
- a CDS encoding BBE domain-containing protein, producing QIAPPLPFIPPDRHGDTFMILVPCFNGSDDDGADLLRTFRDIAEPVAEHVGRMPYPALNSAFDALLPPGLQHYWKANFVPELTDEAIAAHLEHGPSVPAVQATMHLYPIDGAVHDVDADATAFAFRDASFAAVIAGMWPDAADNAANIRWVRDYYEALAPHSAEGGYVNFMSDDDHARVRANYGDNYGRLVEIKKQYDPDNLFHVNQNIDPSGA